The Candidatus Terasakiella magnetica genome has a segment encoding these proteins:
- a CDS encoding AEC family transporter has protein sequence MLNILFALGPIFLLILIGYGIKKKQWVSDDFWSPAELMTYYVFFPSLLLYTTSRTDMGDLQVMPMAYALVAATILVAAVMVKVRPWLKIDGADFTSFFQGGIRPNSYVGIAAAVALWGDPGLTLVAIAIAFIVPLVNFLSVVVMETYGAKEFRRSGGPRLVSLGKSILSNPLILACVLGVLINASGAGLPPVLEPLIQILGRAALPIGLLCVGAGLDFEAMRDTGKTVVLSSLLKLLCLPLVCLLCCQALGVEGITRDLCILYSGLPVSASSYVLARKMGGNAPVMAGIITLTTLGAMVSLPLLLQIIDLL, from the coding sequence ATGCTTAATATTCTTTTCGCACTCGGCCCGATCTTTTTGCTGATTCTCATCGGCTATGGGATCAAAAAGAAACAATGGGTTTCTGACGATTTCTGGTCGCCTGCGGAATTGATGACCTATTACGTCTTTTTCCCCTCGCTTTTACTTTACACCACATCACGCACCGATATGGGTGACCTTCAGGTCATGCCCATGGCTTATGCGCTGGTGGCTGCCACCATTTTGGTTGCGGCAGTTATGGTGAAGGTCAGGCCTTGGCTTAAAATTGACGGGGCGGATTTCACCTCCTTTTTTCAAGGTGGTATTCGGCCCAATTCCTATGTGGGGATTGCCGCAGCCGTTGCCTTATGGGGGGATCCGGGCCTAACGTTAGTTGCCATTGCCATTGCCTTTATCGTGCCCTTGGTGAATTTCCTTAGTGTCGTGGTGATGGAGACTTATGGGGCGAAAGAATTTCGCCGCTCTGGTGGGCCGCGTCTGGTCTCACTTGGAAAGTCTATACTGTCTAACCCTTTGATTTTGGCTTGTGTGTTGGGCGTGTTGATCAATGCAAGCGGGGCAGGCTTGCCGCCTGTGCTTGAACCGTTGATCCAGATATTGGGCCGCGCTGCATTGCCCATTGGCTTGTTGTGTGTTGGTGCAGGGCTTGATTTTGAAGCCATGCGCGATACGGGAAAAACCGTTGTGCTTTCAAGCTTGCTTAAGCTGTTGTGTTTACCGCTTGTTTGCTTGCTCTGTTGTCAGGCTTTAGGAGTGGAAGGCATCACGCGCGACTTGTGTATTTTATATTCAGGATTGCCTGTTTCAGCCTCTTCTTATGTGCTTGCGCGCAAGATGGGGGGCAACGCGCCTGTCATGGCGGGCATTATCACTTTAACGACTCTGGGCGCGATGGTGAGCCTTCCCCTTCTTTTGCAGATAATTGACCTGCTTTGA
- the ruvX gene encoding Holliday junction resolvase RuvX translates to MVIRELEEFAKNLKQYDRLMGIDLGTKTIGLALSDVMRMVASPLETLAKGKFSKDVAKLKALIEKEEVSAIVLGLPREMDGTEGKRCQATKAFASNLSREIDLPILLWDERLSTVAVERVLINEADMTRKRRAEVVDRAAAAYILQGALDALEHQHG, encoded by the coding sequence ATGGTCATTAGAGAACTGGAAGAATTTGCAAAGAACCTCAAGCAATATGATCGTTTGATGGGCATTGATCTGGGTACCAAAACCATTGGTCTGGCGCTGTCTGATGTGATGCGCATGGTAGCAAGCCCGCTTGAAACCTTGGCTAAAGGAAAGTTCTCTAAAGATGTGGCAAAACTAAAAGCCTTGATTGAAAAAGAAGAAGTCTCCGCCATTGTTTTAGGCCTACCGCGTGAAATGGACGGTACAGAAGGCAAGCGCTGCCAAGCCACAAAAGCCTTTGCTTCCAACTTGTCGCGCGAAATTGATCTCCCCATTTTATTATGGGATGAAAGGCTCTCAACCGTGGCGGTGGAGCGCGTTTTGATTAATGAGGCGGACATGACACGCAAACGCCGTGCAGAAGTGGTGGACCGTGCAGCCGCTGCTTATATTTTACAAGGCGCATTGGATGCGTTGGAGCATCAACATGGCTGA
- a CDS encoding class I SAM-dependent methyltransferase, with translation MADQSLRLTDGLDEYIRAVGMRESEPLRRLREHSKKTLVNAQLAIRPEEAGFLDMLVRLTGTKRIVEFGVYAGYSTLALAQAIPEDGYIVALERDERFPPVGRPFWEEAGVDHKIDLRLCDANEEIETVLQENGPESFDMAFIDADKASYMNYYEKSLELVKKGGLVVVDNVLWYGRVIDEADTTHQTEAIRAINEHIVNDNRVDMSMLAIGDGMTVVRKR, from the coding sequence ATGGCTGATCAATCTTTGCGTTTAACCGATGGGCTTGATGAGTATATCCGCGCTGTAGGCATGCGCGAGAGTGAGCCTTTGCGCAGACTTCGTGAACATTCCAAAAAGACACTGGTTAATGCCCAGCTTGCCATTCGCCCTGAAGAAGCCGGTTTTCTGGATATGCTGGTGCGTCTAACAGGCACCAAGCGCATTGTGGAATTTGGCGTTTATGCAGGCTATTCCACACTGGCCTTGGCCCAAGCTATTCCTGAAGATGGCTATATTGTTGCGCTTGAGCGCGATGAGCGCTTCCCCCCTGTTGGTCGCCCTTTTTGGGAAGAAGCCGGGGTCGATCATAAAATTGATTTGCGCCTGTGTGATGCCAATGAAGAGATTGAAACCGTTTTGCAAGAAAATGGGCCGGAAAGTTTCGATATGGCGTTTATTGATGCCGATAAAGCCAGCTATATGAATTATTATGAAAAATCGCTTGAGCTGGTGAAAAAAGGTGGCCTTGTTGTGGTTGATAATGTGCTTTGGTACGGGCGCGTGATTGATGAGGCTGATACCACGCACCAGACCGAGGCTATCCGCGCCATTAACGAGCATATCGTTAATGACAATCGTGTGGATATGTCTATGCTGGCAATTGGGGATGGCATGACGGTTGTGCGCAAACGTTAG
- a CDS encoding aspartate carbamoyltransferase catalytic subunit has product MSTRDRELRFTHRHLLGIEGLYPFEITDILDRAEHYAAANRQREKVEPKLEGRTVINLFFEDSTRTRTSFERAAKRLGADVINMSVATSSIKKGETLIDTAVTLNAMHPDVLVVRHGDSGAVKLLSQKMNCAVLNAGDGTHEHPTQALLDALTIRRRKGDITNLSVAICGDILHSRVARSNVHLLSAMGARVRLVAPSTLLPKSMEVLGAEVFHDMREGLKDVDVVMMLRLQKERMQGAYLPSQREYFHFYGLDYEKLSVAKDDALIMHPGPMNRGVEIDSDVADDIERSAIQEQVEMGVAARMACLEVVTANLDSWRKENAQ; this is encoded by the coding sequence ATGAGCACCAGAGACAGAGAATTACGCTTCACGCACCGGCACCTTCTCGGCATCGAGGGATTATATCCTTTCGAGATTACCGACATTTTGGACCGGGCTGAGCATTACGCCGCCGCCAACCGACAACGGGAAAAAGTTGAGCCGAAGTTGGAAGGTCGCACCGTCATCAATCTCTTTTTTGAAGATTCTACACGTACAAGAACATCTTTTGAACGCGCAGCCAAACGTCTTGGCGCGGATGTGATTAATATGTCTGTGGCGACTTCTTCGATTAAAAAGGGCGAAACCCTGATTGATACGGCGGTGACGCTGAATGCCATGCATCCTGATGTGTTGGTGGTGCGCCATGGTGATTCTGGGGCGGTAAAGCTTCTTTCCCAAAAAATGAATTGCGCGGTCTTAAACGCAGGCGATGGCACGCATGAACATCCCACGCAAGCCTTGCTTGATGCCTTAACGATTAGGCGCAGAAAAGGTGATATCACCAATTTGAGCGTGGCGATTTGTGGGGATATCCTACATTCACGCGTGGCGCGCTCTAACGTGCATTTGCTTAGTGCCATGGGTGCGCGCGTGCGCCTTGTGGCCCCAAGTACGCTTTTGCCAAAATCTATGGAAGTTTTAGGTGCTGAAGTTTTCCATGATATGCGCGAAGGTCTTAAAGATGTGGATGTGGTTATGATGCTGCGTCTTCAAAAAGAACGTATGCAAGGCGCTTACTTGCCATCTCAACGTGAATACTTCCATTTCTACGGGCTGGATTATGAAAAACTGTCCGTTGCAAAAGATGATGCGCTGATCATGCACCCCGGTCCCATGAACCGTGGGGTGGAGATTGATTCAGATGTAGCTGATGATATTGAACGCTCCGCCATTCAAGAACAGGTGGAAATGGGTGTGGCTGCACGCATGGCCTGCCTTGAAGTGGTGACCGCTAATCTGGATAGCTGGCGCAAGGAGAATGCGCAATGA
- a CDS encoding SH3 domain-containing protein: MKKTGVIIVALSLVFSFLSLSQGWAASLFDGIKLEGHTGPFLVTKNKVNVRAAPSNKGKKITKLNKRDIVTVLGRAKGTQWLAISRQDDDLGYVYAPSLTPMIDASLSTPLEGSVDLSEVDKPICDYRVTHEGRAIEEDIIFVSADYLATFKCRHKEETFDFEAMMFMSEVPHDLGNKPVYQITLNLPEIATGYEEFLSATALFNLTKKEVIMDAVSLKEFKEQGLRKTKDAINPKEALDAALRLQLSSFNMRAWQTISGKLPNPGDKKPQ, translated from the coding sequence GTGAAAAAGACAGGGGTTATCATTGTTGCGCTCTCGCTTGTTTTTTCTTTCCTATCTTTAAGTCAAGGATGGGCGGCTTCCCTTTTTGACGGGATCAAGCTTGAAGGCCATACAGGCCCCTTTCTTGTGACCAAAAACAAAGTCAATGTGCGCGCAGCCCCCAGTAACAAGGGCAAAAAAATCACCAAGCTTAATAAGCGCGATATTGTCACTGTTTTAGGCCGCGCTAAAGGAACGCAATGGCTTGCCATCTCGCGCCAAGACGACGACCTTGGTTATGTCTATGCCCCGTCACTCACCCCCATGATTGATGCCTCCCTCTCAACCCCACTTGAAGGAAGTGTGGATTTAAGCGAGGTTGATAAGCCGATATGTGATTACCGCGTCACCCATGAGGGGCGCGCCATTGAAGAAGATATCATCTTTGTCTCGGCTGATTATCTCGCCACATTTAAATGCCGCCATAAAGAAGAGACATTTGATTTTGAGGCCATGATGTTCATGTCAGAAGTGCCCCATGATCTGGGGAATAAGCCGGTTTATCAAATCACGCTCAACCTGCCTGAAATTGCCACGGGCTATGAAGAATTCCTTTCTGCCACAGCCCTGTTTAACCTGACCAAAAAAGAAGTCATCATGGATGCGGTTTCCTTAAAAGAATTTAAGGAACAGGGTTTAAGAAAAACCAAAGACGCAATCAACCCCAAAGAGGCCCTTGATGCAGCACTTCGTTTACAGCTTTCTTCTTTTAATATGAGAGCATGGCAGACGATCTCCGGTAAACTGCCAAACCCCGGGGATAAAAAACCTCAATAA